GCCGCGAGGATCTGGTCGTCGGCCTGACCCGCTCCAACACCCACGGCGGCGGAACGAACGCCGACTACAATGTCGTCGTCAATCTGCCGCTGCCGGGCGACCGCGCGGCGATCCGCGCGGCGGTCTATGGCGAGACCTTCAGCGGCTATATCAACGACGTCGAACTGAACCTGCGCCGCGTCAACGACGGCACACGTCGGGGCGCGCGCCTGTCGGGGGCCGTGGCCCTGGCGACGGGTTGGACCGCGCGCGCAGGCGTCGTCCACCAGTCGATCATGACCGAGGACACCCACTACGTCTATCTCGGCCTTGGTCCTCTGCGGCGCGCCAATCTGGTGCGCGAACCTCACCAAAATCGCTTCGATCAGGCGTCGCTTTCGCTCGAAGGGCGCGGGACTTGGGGCCGGCTGGACGCCGCGTTGTCCTTGATCGAACACGGATTCAAAAGCCGTTACGACGCCTCCAGCGCCCTGCGGCGCTTCGGCTCGTCTGCCCGTGTGGGAGCTTTGGACGAGGACAAGGACATCCATCTGGCCGTGGGCGAGATGGTGCTCACCTCGCCCGACACAGGGCGCTGGCGCTGGCTGGTCGGCGCCCTGGCCTCCACCAGCACGACGCGCACCGATCCTGTGCTGTCGATCCTGCGCGCCGAACCCCTGACACTCTACGCGGAAACCCGCCGCGACATCCTGCAAGAGTCGGCCATCTACGGCGAAACCGCTTGGGACCTGACCCCGACACTGACCCTGACCGCCGGGGCCCGCTATTACACACTGGACTACGACACCACCTCCAAGGTGCGTCAGCGGACGCGGACGCGGAACTTCGATGGCAAAGGCTCGTCGTCCGGCCTGACGCCCAAGATCGCCCTGGCCTGGCATCCCAATGACCGGCTGAACCTGTCGGCTCAACTCAGCCACGGCCGACGCGCGGGCGGCTTCAATACTGCGGGCGTCATTGGTCAGGACTTCAGCGGCCTGGCGGATTCACCTGCGCGCCAATACCGCCCGGACTCGCTGTGGAACCTGGAGTTCAACGCCAAGGTCCGCTCCGCCGACGGCCGCGCCCGACTGCGCGCCGCCGTCTACGCCGCGCGATGGCGCGACGTGCAGAGCGATCAGTTCCTGCCCAGCGGCCTGGCCTATGTGGTCAATGTCGGAGACGGCGCCGACGTCGGTTTCGAGGCCGAGGCGAACTGGCGGCCGATCGACGGGCTGGAGGTCTTCGCCAACGGTCTGATCGCCGATCCCCGCATCACCGATCCCGCCAGCCGGTTCGCCACCCAGAAAGGCGCGGGCCTGCCTGGCGTGCCCAAGACCTCGGCCAACATCGGCTTCACCTATCGCCGCCCTATGTCGGGTCAGTTGCAACTGATCGCGGACGGCGGTCTGTCCTATGTCGGCGAGTCCCGCCTGACGTTCGATGGCCGCCAGCAGCACCGCATGGGCGATTACGCCACCGGCAGGCTGTCGCTGGGCGTGGAGGCAGGCCCCTGGGTCGCCACGGTCTTCGTGGACAATCTGTTCGACACCGACGCCAACACCTTCGCCTACAGCGACCCCTTCCGCCTGCCCGACGCCCAGGCCGTCACGCCCTTGCGTCCCCGCACCATCGGCGTCGCGCTGAGATGGGCGCTGCAATAGGCGGCCCGCAGAGAAAAGCCGCCCTGAGAACAGGGCGGCTTTCCTTTGGGTATTCAACTTGGTTTCGACCTCAGAACCGCTTGGTCAGCTGCACGCCGTAGGTGCGCGGTTCGTTGACGAAGGCGGTCAGGTTGTTGAAGTCGATAGCCCCGATGACGTTTTCTTCGTCGGTCAGGTTGCGGACATAGGCGGCCGCCTCGATGCCGCGGCTCAGATCACGCCAGCCTGCGCGCAAGCCGCCTTCGAACGCCGTATCCTCCATGAATTCGACCGATTCATAGAGGAACAGGTTGAAGTCCTTCTGCATCACCCAGTCCGTGGAGGCGAACAGTTCCGTGTCGTTCCCCAGCGCGCGGACATAGTTCAGCGTCAGATTGGCGGTGTATTCCGGCGCCTGCGGGAAGGGGTTGCCGTCGATGGCGGCGCGGCGGGTCGCGCCCACCATGACGATCGGATCGGTGACGGTGCAGTTGGAGCCGCACACCGCGACCAGCAGATTCTTGTCCTTGATTTCGGTGTGGTTCCAGGAACCGCCGGCCGACAGGCTGAAGCCCGCCCCCAGATAGACGTCGCCGTCCAGTTCCAGGCCATGGCCCTCGCCCTTCTTGGCGTTCAGCAGGCGATTGGTGTTGTCCGCCCCGCCGATGGCGGTGAACTGCATATCGCTGACTTCATAGACATAGGCGGTGGCGTTGAAGCGCGCCCGACCGTCCATCATCCGGGCCTTCAGGCCGGCCTCATACGACATGACCGTCTCGGAATCCGCCGTGGTCAGGACCGGCAGGTTGCGGCCCTGGATCGACGGGCCGCGATACCCCTTGGCCACGCGGGCGAACAGGTTCAGGTCGTCATTGACCTGATAGACGGCGCTGACGTCCCAACTGACCTGCTGGTCGTCGACCGAGACGGCGCCCGTGCCGCCCGCGCCATTCCCCAGAACAATCTGGCCGTTATAGTGGCGGTTGTCGTCGGTGTAGCGCACGCCCGCCGTCACCTTCAGGGCGTCCGTCACCTTGTAGCTGCCTTGACCGAACACCGACCACGAATCCGACTTCTGCACGATGTCGGTGGCCTTGGTCGGCAGCGGATCGCCGATGCCGTTGAAGGTGCCGGTCACCAGGTTGAAGCGTTCATCCCAGTAGAAGGCGCCGACCTGCCAGCCCAGCCGGCCGTCGCCGTTGGAGGCCAGGCGCAGTTCATAGGTGTTCTGCCGCAGGTCGCTGGACAGGGTGCCGCTCTCGGAGTTGAACGGCGTCTTGTACGACGCTGTCGTCGGGGCCGAGGCCACGCCGCCGTCGATGTCGCCATCGCCCTGCGACCAGCCCTGATACGAACCGACGATGCCGGTCAGGGTCGCGGGACCGAAGTCATAGGCGACCTGCAGCGACTCGGACGTGGTCTTCTGCTTCTGGAAGTTGTTGCGGCCGCCGTCGTAATAGACGGTGTCGCGGTCGAAGTTGTCGTTCAGCTTGTTGGAGCCCTTGGTCAGGGCGTTGGCGCGGTTCATCGTGCCCGTGCCGTCATAGTCGCGCGCCTGCAGGGTCAGCAGGGTCGAAAGGCGATCGGTCGGGGTCCAGGCGACGTGGACGCGCGCGGCCAGATCGTCGAACCCGCCCAGATCATCCTTGTCGGGATTGGCGAACGACGGATTGTAGGCGTTGTTCACCCAGTCGTCGCGGTGGTTCCACAGAATGGCGCCGCGAACCTGAAGCGTGTCCGACGCCGGCAGGGTGACGGCGGCCTCGGCGCGCGTCGAACCCAGATTGCCGTAGGTCAGCGAGCCGAAGCCGGTGAACGCGTCCGACGGCTTGACGGTGTCGATCTTGACCACGCCGGCCGGGGTGTTGCGGCCGAACAGCGTGCCCTGCGGTCCCCGCAGCACTTCCAACTGCTGAACGTCGAACAGGGGGAAGCCCTTCAGATAGACGCTTTCCAGAACCACATTGTCCAGCACCACCGACACCGGCTGCGAGGCGGTGAAATCGAAGTCCACATTGCCCAGCCCGCGAATATAGAAGCGCGGAGCATAGCGGCCGTTCGAGCTTTCCACCTGCAGGCTGGGCACGCGGCCCGACAGCGACAGGATGTCGGCGCCGCCGGCCGAAACCTCCTGCAGCGTCTGGGTGCTCAGCGCGGTGACGGCGAAAGGCACGTCGCGGATGTTCTCGCTGCGGCGCTGGGCGGTGACCACGATGTCGTCCACGCCGGTGGATTCGGCGGCGGCGGGAACGGTCTGGGCGGTTTGCGCTGAAACGGCGCCGGCGCTCAGCAGAGCGACGCCGCTGACGGTGGCGGCCAAAAGGGCTTGGCGAAGCATAAAGAAGATTCCTTGACGACAGGGGGGAGGACGTGTCGCGCGACGCCCTAAAGCTTCGCCATCTTAATCGCCAGAGGCGACCATGCCCGGTTTCTTGAACCTTTGACGACGCGGCCACAGCCCTGTGACAATTTGCTTTCCCGCGCCCTCACCGCATTGCGTCACGTCTCTTGCGATGCGAAACTAGGTGCGTGCGTGAGCGCTGCTCCGCGCCTTTCCGGACATCACCTGGAGCAAGCATGGCCCTCATCGCGCCTTCTCGTCGTCGGCTTCTTCAGTTCGCGGCCGCAGCGGCCATGACGCCCGGGTTGACGGCCATGAAGTCTCAGGCGGTCATCGGCCGGGTGTTGGCTGTGTCGGATCTGCACTCCGCCTATGAGCGAACCGCCCAGCTGTTGGCGGCCTTCGAACACGAGATCCGGTCTCACCCCGTTCCCCATGTGATCGCCGTCAACGGCGACATCTTCGAGCATGGTAATGTCGTCGCCCAGCGTTCGGACGGCGTGGTGGACTGGACATTTCTGGCGGCCCTGCCCGCCCTGGCGCCGACAGTGGTGAACCTGGGCAATCACGACAATGACCTGACGCCTGACCTGGCCGATGTCGTGGCCCGGATGAAGGCTTTGGGAATCCACGTCGTCAGCACCATCGCCGACACCCGCACCGGCGTCGGCTATGCCCAGCCCGTGGCTACGCTGCCGTTCGGCGCCCATCGGCTGCGGGTCGTCGGCATGGCCACCGATTCGATGAATACCTATCCCAAGGCATCGCGCGATCAACTCCTGATCCCGGCGGCCGCCGACTGGGCGCGGGCGAACCTGTCGGACAGTCTTTCGGGTGCGGACAAGGTCATGGTCATGAGCCATGCGGGGGTTGTCGCGGACCGGGACATTCTACCGCTGCTGCCGGCCGGCGCGCTGATGGTCGGCGGTCACGATCACCTGTTGTTCCAGCACCGGCAGGGCGCCAGCGCCTATGTGCATACGGGTTCGTTCACCAGCGCCTATACGGTCGCGGAATTCGAAGCGGGGGGTTCCGTGACCGCCGCCTCTCATCCGGTTTCGACAGACGGCCCCGCCTCCCCCGTCCTGGCGGCCTTGGCGGCCAAGACGCTGGCCGACACGCTGACGCCCGACGAACGGGCGATACTGTGGACCAGCCGCCGGGCGATGTCCTTGGGCGACACGGGCCGCATCATTGCCTCTGGCATGGCTCGCGCGACGGGCGCGCACGCCGGCTTTGTCGGCCACACCACCCTGGGCGCCGCCGCCCCCGCCGGGCCCGTCAACCGCTACGTCTTCGATTCCATCGTCCGCTTCGACGGCGCCCTGATGACGGCCGAGGTGACCCGCGCCCGGTTCGAAACCTTCATGACCAGATCGAACCAGGACCACCCCTTGGCCCTGAGCGCCCGCACCGGCGACTTCCTCTACGCCTCAGGCTCCGCCTCCCGACGCGATCCGATCCGCATTGTCACCACCGACTGGTGCGCGACCAACCAGCAGAAATATTTCGGGGTCGACGACTTGGTTTTCCAAGCCGCGCCTGGCCTGACCCTGAAG
Above is a genomic segment from Candidatus Brevundimonas colombiensis containing:
- a CDS encoding TonB-dependent receptor, translating into MRVRPAEAGRPRNLGLSRSRAAVLNATLALAATAALAAPAWAAEPHVFELYVPRQPVDRALLDLALQARVSLGGGVAACRGTSPALRGRMTLDAALDRILAGSGCRYLIRPDGAVIISSAPRVAPASAPPSSPPAPLPAPRPAAATETVQVSEVVVTAARRPELIQRSPSTLTAVTGDRIGRSSVTGMQGLDSLVSGMTVTNLGPGRNKILLRGISDGVFTGLTQSTVGLYLDLTPITYSAPDPDLKLIDVDRVEVLRGPQGTLYGTGPIGGVVRIVTRRPEFGREDLVVGLTRSNTHGGGTNADYNVVVNLPLPGDRAAIRAAVYGETFSGYINDVELNLRRVNDGTRRGARLSGAVALATGWTARAGVVHQSIMTEDTHYVYLGLGPLRRANLVREPHQNRFDQASLSLEGRGTWGRLDAALSLIEHGFKSRYDASSALRRFGSSARVGALDEDKDIHLAVGEMVLTSPDTGRWRWLVGALASTSTTRTDPVLSILRAEPLTLYAETRRDILQESAIYGETAWDLTPTLTLTAGARYYTLDYDTTSKVRQRTRTRNFDGKGSSSGLTPKIALAWHPNDRLNLSAQLSHGRRAGGFNTAGVIGQDFSGLADSPARQYRPDSLWNLEFNAKVRSADGRARLRAAVYAARWRDVQSDQFLPSGLAYVVNVGDGADVGFEAEANWRPIDGLEVFANGLIADPRITDPASRFATQKGAGLPGVPKTSANIGFTYRRPMSGQLQLIADGGLSYVGESRLTFDGRQQHRMGDYATGRLSLGVEAGPWVATVFVDNLFDTDANTFAYSDPFRLPDAQAVTPLRPRTIGVALRWALQ
- a CDS encoding TonB-dependent receptor — protein: MLRQALLAATVSGVALLSAGAVSAQTAQTVPAAAESTGVDDIVVTAQRRSENIRDVPFAVTALSTQTLQEVSAGGADILSLSGRVPSLQVESSNGRYAPRFYIRGLGNVDFDFTASQPVSVVLDNVVLESVYLKGFPLFDVQQLEVLRGPQGTLFGRNTPAGVVKIDTVKPSDAFTGFGSLTYGNLGSTRAEAAVTLPASDTLQVRGAILWNHRDDWVNNAYNPSFANPDKDDLGGFDDLAARVHVAWTPTDRLSTLLTLQARDYDGTGTMNRANALTKGSNKLNDNFDRDTVYYDGGRNNFQKQKTTSESLQVAYDFGPATLTGIVGSYQGWSQGDGDIDGGVASAPTTASYKTPFNSESGTLSSDLRQNTYELRLASNGDGRLGWQVGAFYWDERFNLVTGTFNGIGDPLPTKATDIVQKSDSWSVFGQGSYKVTDALKVTAGVRYTDDNRHYNGQIVLGNGAGGTGAVSVDDQQVSWDVSAVYQVNDDLNLFARVAKGYRGPSIQGRNLPVLTTADSETVMSYEAGLKARMMDGRARFNATAYVYEVSDMQFTAIGGADNTNRLLNAKKGEGHGLELDGDVYLGAGFSLSAGGSWNHTEIKDKNLLVAVCGSNCTVTDPIVMVGATRRAAIDGNPFPQAPEYTANLTLNYVRALGNDTELFASTDWVMQKDFNLFLYESVEFMEDTAFEGGLRAGWRDLSRGIEAAAYVRNLTDEENVIGAIDFNNLTAFVNEPRTYGVQLTKRF
- a CDS encoding metallophosphoesterase produces the protein MALIAPSRRRLLQFAAAAAMTPGLTAMKSQAVIGRVLAVSDLHSAYERTAQLLAAFEHEIRSHPVPHVIAVNGDIFEHGNVVAQRSDGVVDWTFLAALPALAPTVVNLGNHDNDLTPDLADVVARMKALGIHVVSTIADTRTGVGYAQPVATLPFGAHRLRVVGMATDSMNTYPKASRDQLLIPAAADWARANLSDSLSGADKVMVMSHAGVVADRDILPLLPAGALMVGGHDHLLFQHRQGASAYVHTGSFTSAYTVAEFEAGGSVTAASHPVSTDGPASPVLAALAAKTLADTLTPDERAILWTSRRAMSLGDTGRIIASGMARATGAHAGFVGHTTLGAAAPAGPVNRYVFDSIVRFDGALMTAEVTRARFETFMTRSNQDHPLALSARTGDFLYASGSASRRDPIRIVTTDWCATNQQKYFGVDDLVFQAAPGLTLKAVAASALADE